One segment of Setaria viridis chromosome 4, Setaria_viridis_v4.0, whole genome shotgun sequence DNA contains the following:
- the LOC117853473 gene encoding aspartyl protease family protein At5g10770, giving the protein MASSPLLLCVIFCSYCLVALGGRHERGFVLVPTSSSSASEPACSSVSQVTSDPNRASVPLAHRQGPCAPASVASSGKPSLAERLRRDRARRSHILSKASGRTVTLSGASVSIPTSLGAAVDSLEYVVTLGFGTPAVQQTVLIDTGSDLSWVQCKPCDSTACYPQKDPLFDPTASSTYAPVPCDSNACKALADGGYNNGCTNRTGSSLCQYGIEYGNADTTVGVYSTETLTLKPGVAIRNFSFGCGLRQQGTFDKFDGLLGLGGAPESLVSQTAGTYGGAFSYCLPPGNTTTGFLALGAPSNNTADFLFTPLHSSPEGPTFYVVTMTGISVGGKKLDIPPAVFSRGMIIDSGTVITGLPETAYSALRTAFRSAMSAYPLLPPKEDLDTCYNFTGFSNVTVPTVSLTFDGDVTIDLDAPSGILLDDCLAFVGAGSDDTGIIGNVNQRTFEVLYDSGRGHVGFRPGAC; this is encoded by the exons ATGGCTTCTTCCCCTCTGCTCCTGTGTGTCATCTTCTGCAGCTACTGCTTGGTCGCTCTTGGAGGTCGCCATGAGCGCGGCTTCGTTCTGGTTCCAACAAGCTCGTCCTCTGCGTCTGAACCAGCATGCTCATCCGTATCGCAAG TGACTTCTGACCCGAACCGCGCGTCCGTGCCGCTGGCGCACCGGCAAGGACCGTGCGCGCCCGCTTCGGTGGCCAGCAGCGGCAAGCCATCCTTGGCGGAGAGGCTCCGCCGAGACCGCGCCCGCAGGAGCCACATCCTCAGTAAGGCCTCCGGGCGCACGGTCACGCTGTCCGGCGCCAGCGTCAGCATCCCGACGTCCCTGGGCGCCGCCGTGGACTCGCTCGAGTACGTCGTCACGCTGGGCTTCGGCACGCCGGCCGTCCAGCAGACCGTGCTCAtcgacaccggcagcgacctGTCGTGGGTGCAGTGCAAGCCCTGCGACTCCACGGCGTGCTACCCGCAGAAGGACCCCCTCTTCGACCCCACCGCGTCGTCCACGTACGCGCCCGTCCCGTGCGACTCTAACGCGTGCAAGGCCCTCGCCGACGGCGGCTACAACAACGGCTGCACCAACAGGACCGGCAGCTCCCTGTGCCAGTACGGTATCGAGTACGGCAACGCAGACACCACGGTCGGGGTGTACAGCACGGAGACGCTGACGCTGAAACCAGGCGTCGCCATCAGGAACTTCAGCTTCGGCTGCGGCCTCCGCCAGCAGGGCACGTtcgacaagttcgacgggctccTGGGGCTCGGCGGCGCGCCGGAGTCGCTCGTGTCGCAGACGGCAGGGACGTACGGCGGCGCCTTCTCGTACTGCCTCCCTCCGGGGAACACCACCACCGGGTTCCTCGCCCTCGGCGCGCCCAGCAACAACACGGCGGACTTCCTGTTTACTCCGCTGCACAGCTCGCCGGAAGGGCCAACGTTCTACGTTGTCACCATGACCGGCATCAGCGTCGGCGGGAAGAAGCTGGACATACCGCCGGCGGTGTTCTCCCGGGGCATGATCATAGACTCCGGCACCGTCATCACGGGGCTCCCGGAGACGGCATACTCGGCGCTGCGGACGGCGTTCCGGAGCGCCATgtcggcatacccgctcctgccgCCGAAGGAAGACCTCGACACATGCTACAACTTCACCGGCTTCAGCAACGTGACGGTGCCGACGGTTTCGCTGACGTTCGACGGCGACGTGACGATCGATCTCGACGCGCCATCGGGGATTCTGCTGGATGACTGCCTCGCGTTCGTCGGAGCGGGCTCGGATGATACCGGAATCATTGGCAATGTGAACCAGCGCACGTTCGAGGTGCTCTACGATTCTGGCCGGGGACACGTCGGATTCCGGCCGGGCGCTTGCTGA
- the LOC117853472 gene encoding uncharacterized protein, translated as MAAPWVILRRFLGVVPKQAEAENPAAISTALRAPPRVTILSVGPSARPEATRPDKVPYLIAADPTGLLICFTVGEAPSETVDLIVAREFLPPPGDPSRYPTTGSAEHIPRRPASMPATCNLRSVGLTPGLFAGDYVIAELQVGMRRAKLLRFFSRERLWIETDLPSPLSSMDREWAPSGVVAHEGRLWFLDLSWGLISCDPTTILPALRFHNLPPGRYIHEAKPFLHTIRCISVSNQMLRYVDIARDLDLDGRAAERKVVVWTGIPDPVTGDRDCSVRWLKTYEMSFKEIWNDPSYKDTQLPKMIPEIVLVNPRSPNVVYFFLRRSLFGVDVPAHRVVGFVKDAHKLVAPRCRRCVLPWDLAPSIANGNI; from the coding sequence ATGGCTGCGCCGTGGGTGATCCTACGCCGTTTTCTCGGCGTCGTCCCCAAGCAAGCGGAGGCGGAGAACCCCGCCGCTATCTCCACCGCGCtcagggcgccgccgcgggtcaCCATCCTGAGCGTGGGCCCGAGCGCCCGTCCCGAGGCCACCCGCCCCGACAAGGTGCCCTACCTCATCGCTGCCGACCCCACCGGCCTCCTGATCTGCTTCACCGTCGGCGAGGCCCCCAGCGAGACCGTCGATCTCATCGTGGCACGGGAGTTCCTCCCGCCTCCCGGGGATCCGTCTCGCTATCCGACCACGGGATCCGCCGAGCACATCCCCCGGCGCCCTGCGTCCATGCCCGCCACCTGCAACCTCAGGAGCGTCGGGCTCACTCCCGGGCTGTTCGCTGGCGACTACGTGATCGCGGAGCTCCAGGTCGGCATGCGCCGCGCCAAGctcctccgcttcttctcccGCGAGCGTCTTTGGATCGAGACGGACCTGCCCAGCCCCTTGTCCTCCATGGACAGGGAGTGGGCTCCCTCCGGCGTGGTCgcccacgaggggaggctctgGTTCCTCGACCTTTCATGGGGGCTCATCAGCTGCGACCCGACAACCATCCTGCCCGCCTTGCGCTTCCACAACCTCCCGCCGGGCCGCTACATCCATGAGGCCAAGCCGTTCCTCCACACCATCCGCTGCATCAGCGTGAGCAACCAGATGCTGCGGTACGTGGACATCGCCCGCGACCTTGATCTGGACGGCCGGGCCGCCGAAAGGAAGGTGGTCGTGTGGACGGGGATCCCTGACCCTGTTACCGGCGACCGCGATTGCAGCGTCCGGTGGCTCAAGACGTACGAGATGAGCTTCAAGGAGATCTGGAACGACCCCAGCTATAAGGACACGCAGCTGCCGAAGATGATCCCTGAAATCGTGCTCGTGAACCCCAGGAGCCCCAACGTGGTCTACTTCTTCCTAAGGAGGAGCCTCTTTGGCGTCGATGTGCCTGCGCATCGGGTCGTGGGGTTCGTCAAGGATGCCCACAAGCTCGTGGCGCCGCGCTGCAGGCGCTGCGTCCTCCCTTGGGACCTAGCACCCTCCATTGCCAACGGTAATATATAA